In Paenibacillus algicola, a genomic segment contains:
- a CDS encoding sulfatase family protein produces MNQRPNILFAIADDASHMGAYGHKFVNTPNFDRIAEEGILFQNAFTTNPKCAPSRASILSGMHTWQMEEACNHYGIFPSKFKVYPDLLEDAGYHVGYTGKGWAPGDWEAGGFARNPAGPVYNQHKLVPPTEGISDIDYASNFNAFLEERQQNQPFCFWFGCLEPHRKYEEGSGVRAGKNLDEIKLPSYYPDDEIIKSDWLDYALEIDWFDLQLGKILNTLEELGELEHTLIVVTSDNGMPFPRIKGQMYEHDLRLPMALYWKNQVPGGRKIEDLISFIDLAPTFVEAAGLPPHAQFAGRSLMNMIRSDQQGRVEADRNKVYMGKERHDVGTENDVAYPVRCIRTEKYLYVRNFKPDLWPAGNPETGYTNVDSSPTKTLLLKQHAEGQDDYYHLSFGKRAEEELFEIRTDPECITNLAEDPHFDPVKKELWLELKKVLVQTGDPRTQGRGDVFDHYEYVGDQSHSWKAYKEGWFCKQKF; encoded by the coding sequence ATGAATCAAAGACCCAACATCTTGTTTGCGATCGCTGACGATGCCTCGCATATGGGGGCGTACGGACACAAGTTTGTAAATACACCTAACTTCGACCGTATTGCTGAAGAAGGCATTCTATTTCAGAATGCATTTACGACGAATCCGAAATGTGCGCCTTCAAGAGCAAGTATCCTATCCGGAATGCACACATGGCAGATGGAAGAGGCCTGCAATCATTATGGAATATTCCCTTCAAAGTTCAAGGTTTATCCGGATTTGCTTGAGGACGCTGGCTATCATGTAGGCTATACAGGAAAGGGCTGGGCACCTGGAGATTGGGAGGCTGGTGGTTTCGCCCGTAATCCTGCGGGTCCGGTCTATAACCAGCATAAGCTGGTTCCTCCGACAGAAGGAATTAGTGACATTGATTATGCTTCCAACTTCAATGCATTTTTGGAGGAGCGTCAGCAGAACCAACCATTCTGTTTTTGGTTTGGGTGTCTTGAGCCTCATCGAAAATACGAGGAGGGAAGCGGTGTAAGAGCTGGGAAAAACCTCGATGAAATCAAGCTCCCTTCCTATTATCCAGATGATGAAATCATTAAAAGTGATTGGCTGGATTATGCACTTGAAATTGATTGGTTCGATTTACAGCTTGGAAAAATACTGAATACGCTTGAGGAACTCGGTGAATTGGAACATACTTTGATTGTAGTCACTTCTGATAATGGCATGCCATTTCCGCGAATCAAAGGTCAAATGTATGAGCATGATCTGCGCCTTCCAATGGCGTTGTACTGGAAGAATCAAGTCCCTGGCGGGAGAAAGATAGAGGATTTGATCAGTTTTATTGATTTAGCACCAACGTTTGTAGAAGCGGCAGGACTGCCTCCACACGCTCAATTTGCTGGTCGAAGCTTGATGAACATGATTAGATCGGACCAACAAGGACGGGTAGAGGCGGATAGAAACAAGGTCTACATGGGGAAAGAACGTCACGATGTAGGAACAGAAAATGATGTGGCGTATCCTGTTCGATGCATACGTACTGAAAAATATCTATACGTGAGAAATTTCAAACCAGATCTATGGCCTGCAGGGAATCCGGAAACGGGATATACCAATGTAGACAGTTCACCGACTAAGACGTTGCTGCTCAAGCAGCATGCTGAGGGACAAGATGATTATTACCATTTATCTTTTGGCAAACGGGCAGAAGAAGAGCTGTTTGAAATCCGGACTGATCCTGAATGTATAACTAATTTGGCAGAAGATCCTCACTTTGATCCAGTGAAAAAGGAGCTATGGCTGGAATTAAAAAAGGTACTCGTTCAGACGGGGGATCCAAGAACACAAGGCAGGGGTGACGTGTTCGATCACTATGAATATGTTGGAGATCAGTCACATTCCTGGAAGGCCTACAAGGAAGGCTGGTTTTGCAAGCAGAAGTTCTAG
- a CDS encoding sulfatase-like hydrolase/transferase: MKQPNVIVFFTDQQRFDTTGVHGNPLGLTPNFDRIARAGTHLYNMFTSQPVCGPARSCLQSGKYATTTGCYRNGIPLPQETKTMAHYFKEAGYSTSYIGKWHLASEDPVPAHERGGYEEWLGANLLEFVSDAYDAVLFDNDNNRVKLPGYRVDAQTDAAIRYIHRQQDTDNPFFLFLSYLEPHHQNHTDNYPAPDGMEETYTGRWTPPDLAALGGTAHQHLGGYYGMVKRLDEALGRLLDTLKSMDMLDHTVILFTSDHGCHFKTRNAEYKRSCHESSIRVPTAIYGPGFMGGGQIRDLVSLVDLPPTLLDAAGIQVPSDMQGRSVVPLVNRNAADWPQEVLVQISESVVGRAIRTERWKYCVEDSSKHGGEHSGSDRYEEAFLYDLQADPYETNNLIGMETFAGITADLRARLRRRMVEIGEMEPEIVPAQSRVSGQRSVIVSEMKHHNWPKHGDGATN; this comes from the coding sequence ATGAAACAACCGAATGTCATCGTTTTCTTTACGGATCAACAGCGCTTTGATACGACCGGCGTACATGGTAACCCCTTAGGATTAACACCGAATTTTGACCGTATAGCCAGAGCAGGGACGCATTTATACAACATGTTTACTAGCCAGCCGGTGTGCGGACCTGCCAGGTCCTGTCTGCAAAGTGGTAAATACGCTACCACGACAGGCTGCTATCGGAATGGCATTCCGTTACCGCAAGAGACTAAAACAATGGCTCATTACTTCAAGGAAGCGGGATACAGCACGAGCTATATCGGCAAATGGCATCTGGCAAGCGAAGACCCGGTGCCTGCGCATGAACGTGGGGGGTACGAAGAGTGGTTAGGTGCCAATTTGCTGGAGTTCGTATCCGATGCTTACGATGCCGTGTTATTTGATAACGATAATAATCGCGTTAAGCTTCCTGGATACCGCGTAGATGCGCAAACAGATGCCGCTATCAGGTATATTCATAGACAGCAGGATACGGATAATCCTTTCTTTCTGTTCCTCTCTTATCTGGAGCCGCATCATCAAAATCATACCGACAATTATCCGGCTCCGGATGGGATGGAAGAAACGTATACGGGGCGCTGGACGCCGCCAGATCTTGCTGCGCTTGGCGGAACGGCACACCAACATTTAGGTGGGTATTACGGAATGGTAAAGCGGCTGGACGAGGCACTTGGCCGATTGCTGGATACGCTGAAGAGCATGGATATGCTTGATCATACCGTAATATTGTTCACTTCCGATCACGGATGTCATTTCAAAACTCGAAATGCGGAGTACAAAAGATCCTGTCATGAGAGCTCCATTCGAGTCCCTACCGCTATATACGGTCCTGGATTTATGGGAGGCGGACAGATTCGTGATCTCGTCAGCCTCGTTGATTTGCCTCCGACTTTGCTGGATGCCGCCGGAATCCAAGTGCCATCGGATATGCAGGGAAGATCGGTGGTTCCGTTAGTGAATCGAAACGCTGCTGACTGGCCCCAAGAAGTGCTTGTACAAATTAGTGAGAGTGTCGTTGGAAGGGCCATACGGACAGAGCGCTGGAAATATTGCGTCGAAGATTCCAGCAAACATGGAGGTGAACACTCCGGTTCAGACCGCTATGAAGAAGCATTCCTCTATGACTTACAAGCAGATCCATATGAAACGAATAATTTGATCGGCATGGAAACTTTCGCTGGGATAACTGCTGATCTGAGAGCACGGCTGCGGCGCCGAATGGTGGAGATCGGTGAAATGGAGCCTGAAATTGTACCTGCTCAATCCAGAGTTTCAGGTCAGCGTAGCGTAATCGTTTCCGAAATGAAACATCATAACTGGCCAAAGCACGGCGACGGTGCAACCAACTAA
- a CDS encoding helix-turn-helix domain-containing protein: protein MTTTSKPFRHSYGFRFRDIPSYSVSMIRGVGWENIMSTDYNWNGLTREDTSMVLFQYTVSGSGQIRIGDQLYSLNAGNGFLVSVPSDHHYYFPQGSSHWEFLYITLTGDILPIYEEITSNLDPIFSLSAESSTVQLLRNIFEMAHRKQIMDGYVSSSLAYQFLTELSRISIYPQTLQHFPRGIQKVLDYMELHYESAVSLEEFANIAEMSKYHFLREFRRCKGITPIEYLIKLRIEKAAHLIRTTEISLKDISRAVGFANGNYFSKVFRSWVGVSPGQFRRDHSLIASDHLFFR, encoded by the coding sequence GTGACAACCACATCCAAACCTTTTCGCCACTCTTATGGATTTCGTTTCCGTGATATCCCATCCTATTCAGTCTCTATGATCCGCGGAGTTGGCTGGGAGAATATCATGTCCACTGATTACAATTGGAACGGACTTACAAGAGAAGATACATCCATGGTGTTATTCCAGTACACCGTTTCAGGTTCTGGCCAGATACGGATCGGTGATCAGTTATATTCATTGAATGCAGGCAATGGATTCCTGGTTTCTGTACCCAGCGACCATCACTATTATTTCCCTCAAGGTAGCAGTCATTGGGAATTCCTTTACATTACTCTTACTGGGGATATACTGCCGATTTATGAAGAAATAACCTCTAATTTAGATCCCATATTCTCTTTATCTGCCGAGAGCAGTACGGTTCAATTACTCCGTAACATATTTGAGATGGCCCATCGAAAACAAATTATGGACGGGTATGTTTCCTCTTCCCTCGCCTATCAGTTCTTGACGGAGTTATCCAGGATTTCCATCTACCCACAGACACTGCAGCATTTCCCCCGTGGGATTCAAAAAGTATTGGACTATATGGAGCTTCATTACGAGTCAGCAGTTAGTTTAGAGGAGTTCGCAAACATTGCTGAAATGTCTAAATATCATTTTCTACGGGAGTTCCGACGATGCAAGGGAATTACTCCGATTGAATATTTAATCAAACTGCGTATCGAGAAAGCGGCCCATCTCATTCGTACAACTGAGATCAGCCTTAAAGATATTTCCAGAGCTGTAGGATTTGCGAATGGAAACTACTTCTCTAAAGTGTTTCGAAGCTGGGTTGGAGTATCCCCTGGTCAATTTCGCCGGGATCACAGCCTGATCGCTTCCGACCATCTTTTTTTTCGCTAA
- the melA gene encoding alpha-glucosidase/alpha-galactosidase, which yields MILLKIAMIGAGSVGFTRRLMMDLLAVEEFQDTEFRMMDINEENLTMVVNLCRKMIEDNGLAATIQATTDQREAITDANYIICTARVGGLEAFKHDVEIPLKYGVDQCVGDTLGPGGVFFAMRTIPVLLDLAKDIREVAAPNALLLNYSNPMAMNTWALRRAGGVNVLGLCHGVQGGHKQIARALGLPEEEVDFICAGINHQTWYIQVTHKGMDMTPYLLEAFEKHPELSQREKCRIDVLRRFGYYSTESNGHLSEYLPWYRKRKDELDKWIFKEEWIGGQTAGYLNHCIKKTNEYRDLYPKWMSGEAEYIKLGERSHEHGSYIIEALETGRAYRGHFNIENKGLITNLPNGSTIEIPCYVDKNGVQASFVGDLPMPLAATCRASISVQEMAVEAALTGNKDLLKLAVLHDPLTAAVCNTEEVWAMCDEMLEALAPWMPQFNGEGRTWKDIPTPLQGEYLKVNAAPADYLPPSLSGEVVQNHQERLSVGHSDN from the coding sequence ATGATATTGTTAAAGATTGCAATGATCGGTGCAGGTAGTGTTGGATTCACCCGTAGGCTGATGATGGATTTATTAGCGGTAGAGGAATTCCAGGACACGGAGTTCCGTATGATGGACATTAATGAAGAGAACCTGACGATGGTTGTAAACTTGTGCCGTAAAATGATTGAAGATAACGGGTTGGCGGCAACTATTCAAGCTACCACAGACCAACGTGAAGCGATTACTGATGCAAATTATATCATTTGTACGGCGCGTGTAGGCGGATTAGAGGCCTTCAAACATGATGTTGAAATCCCACTCAAATACGGGGTGGACCAATGTGTGGGTGATACGCTCGGGCCCGGCGGTGTGTTTTTCGCGATGCGAACGATTCCTGTGCTTCTGGATCTTGCGAAAGACATTCGTGAAGTCGCAGCTCCGAATGCATTGTTATTAAACTATTCGAATCCCATGGCCATGAATACCTGGGCTTTACGTCGCGCAGGAGGAGTCAATGTCCTTGGTCTTTGCCACGGTGTTCAAGGTGGTCACAAGCAAATAGCTAGAGCACTCGGTCTGCCGGAAGAGGAAGTCGATTTTATCTGTGCTGGTATAAATCATCAAACCTGGTACATTCAAGTGACACATAAAGGAATGGATATGACGCCTTATTTATTGGAAGCGTTTGAAAAGCACCCCGAGTTGTCTCAGCGTGAAAAATGCCGTATCGACGTTTTAAGACGATTTGGTTACTATTCCACAGAGTCTAACGGACATCTGAGCGAATATTTGCCTTGGTATCGGAAGCGTAAAGACGAATTAGATAAGTGGATATTCAAGGAAGAGTGGATTGGAGGACAGACGGCTGGATACTTGAATCACTGCATTAAGAAGACAAATGAATACCGTGATTTGTATCCAAAATGGATGAGCGGCGAAGCAGAATATATCAAACTTGGTGAGCGTTCGCATGAGCATGGCTCCTACATCATTGAAGCTTTAGAGACGGGCAGAGCATATCGTGGACATTTCAACATTGAGAACAAAGGTCTTATTACGAATCTTCCAAACGGATCCACGATTGAAATACCTTGTTATGTAGATAAAAATGGTGTTCAAGCAAGCTTCGTTGGCGATTTGCCTATGCCATTGGCAGCAACTTGCCGAGCGAGTATTAGCGTTCAGGAAATGGCGGTGGAGGCTGCATTAACGGGGAACAAGGACCTGTTAAAATTGGCTGTGCTGCATGATCCGTTAACGGCCGCTGTATGCAACACGGAAGAAGTATGGGCGATGTGCGATGAGATGCTGGAAGCCTTGGCTCCATGGATGCCGCAGTTCAACGGAGAAGGACGCACCTGGAAGGATATTCCGACGCCGCTTCAAGGGGAGTACTTGAAGGTTAATGCAGCGCCTGCTGATTATCTGCCGCCTTCATTGAGTGGAGAAGTCGTTCAGAACCATCAAGAACGATTGTCTGTCGGACATAGCGATAACTAA